A window of Cyanobacterium sp. T60_A2020_053 contains these coding sequences:
- a CDS encoding LCP family protein codes for MGKKKPLLKGLFWSGILTFTATVSGLVGMSVALKTPLPFNLEDVTSRILGMKELGLQSLWRPSLKQPLNILVLGVDLNRNYPSDSPERFNSRSDTILLVRLNPDGKTVQMLSIPRDSRMRFPEGNHNKVNSANATGGIDLTQQVLRDNLNGVTVDKYARITTDAFQELVDALGGVTVDVPINMKYTDQTQGLFIDLQKGEQVLNGDQAEQFVRYRESNFGDIGRVERQQILLKAMGEKLQSPMILFKFPQIFHIVEKNLDTNLTKQELFSLVSFAVGLKSENISTEILPGQPSAPRQYRTSYWLISESEKDGVMEKFK; via the coding sequence ATGGGCAAAAAAAAACCGTTACTAAAAGGTTTATTTTGGAGTGGAATACTAACATTTACGGCGACAGTATCCGGATTAGTAGGCATGAGTGTAGCCTTGAAAACCCCTTTACCGTTTAATCTGGAAGACGTTACCAGCCGTATTCTCGGTATGAAAGAATTGGGACTACAATCTCTCTGGCGCCCTTCCCTCAAGCAACCACTCAATATTTTAGTTTTAGGCGTTGATTTAAACCGAAATTATCCTAGTGACTCACCCGAAAGGTTTAATAGTCGTAGTGATACAATCCTTTTAGTTCGTTTGAATCCCGATGGTAAAACAGTGCAAATGCTCTCAATTCCTAGAGATAGTCGCATGAGATTTCCTGAAGGTAATCATAATAAGGTGAATAGTGCTAATGCTACTGGTGGCATTGATTTAACCCAACAGGTGTTAAGGGATAATTTGAATGGTGTTACCGTTGATAAATATGCGAGAATTACTACGGATGCTTTTCAGGAATTAGTTGATGCTTTAGGAGGAGTGACGGTTGATGTGCCTATCAATATGAAATACACTGATCAAACTCAGGGTTTATTTATTGATTTACAAAAAGGTGAACAAGTTTTAAATGGGGATCAAGCAGAACAATTCGTCCGTTATCGTGAGAGTAATTTCGGGGATATTGGTAGAGTTGAGCGACAACAAATTTTATTAAAAGCCATGGGAGAAAAGCTACAGTCACCCATGATACTTTTCAAGTTCCCTCAAATCTTTCATATTGTTGAGAAAAATCTTGATACTAATTTGACCAAACAAGAACTATTTTCTCTTGTCTCTTTTGCGGTAGGTTTAAAGTCAGAAAATATTAGTACAGAAATACTACCCGGACAACCCAGCGCCCCTCGCCAGTATCGCACCAGTTACTGGTTAATTTCTGAATCTGAAAAAGACGGCGTTATGGAAAAATTTAAGTAA